A genomic stretch from Neodiprion fabricii isolate iyNeoFabr1 chromosome 3, iyNeoFabr1.1, whole genome shotgun sequence includes:
- the LOC124177639 gene encoding 26S proteasome non-ATPase regulatory subunit 4 isoform X2 — translation MVLESTMICVDNSDYMRNGDFLPTRLQAQQDAVNLVCHSKTRSNPENNVGLITLANVEVLATLTSDVGRILSKLHQVQPNGNLSLITGIRIAHLALKHRQGKNHKMRIVAFVGSPIQLDEKELVKLAKRLKKEKVNVDIISFGEETINNEVLTSFINALNGKDGTGSHLVTVPPGPHLSDALISSPIIQGEDGMGAAGMGGAAFEFGVDPNEDPELALALRVSMEEQRQRQEDEARRAQATDTPAKQPETIKEAPNEEAMLKRALAMSLEGAEDTSSPAEAVVTTTGNVPDFAHMSEEEQIAFAMQMSMQDQQEPETGKDEAMDVEEDYAAVMSDPAFLQSVLENLPGVDPQSEAVRQAVGSLQQNKDKQDKEKK, via the exons ATGGTGCTTGAAAGTACGATGATATG TGTCGACAACAGCGACTACATGAGAAATGGAGATTTTCTTCCGACCCGCTTGCAGGCTCAGCAAGATGCCGTCAACTTAGTATGCCATTCCAAGACCCGATCCAACCCTGAAAACAACGTAGGACTTATAACTCTTGCTAA TGTTGAAGTATTAGCCACGCTGACCAGCGATGTGGGACGTATTCTATCCAAACTTCATCAAGTACAGCCTAATGGAAACTTGAGTCTGATCACTGGCATCAGAATTGCTCAT CTGGCTCTGAAGCATCGCCAAGGAAAGAACCATAAAATGCGAATAGTCGCATTTGTCGGAAGTCCAATTCAGTTGGATGAAAAGGAGTTAGTAAAGCTTGCCAagcgtttgaaaaaagagaaagtgAACGTAGACATAATAAGCTTTGGCGAAGAAACGATCAACAACGAGGTCTTGACTTCGTTCATAAATGCTTTGAACGGCAAGGATGGCACTGGCAGTCACTTGGTAACCGTTCCACCTGGACCCCACCTCTCAGACGCTTTGATATCCTCACCAATAATCCAGGGAGAGGATGGAATGGGGGCAGCTGGGATGGGCGGTGCAGCATTCGAATTTGGTGTGGACCCCAACGAAGATCCTGAACTGGCTTTG GCACTTCGTGTATCTATGGAGGAGCAGCGACAGAGGCAGGAGGACGAGGCTCGGCGAGCTCAGGCGACTGACACACCTGCTAAGCAGCCAGAGACCATCAAAGAGGCTCCTAACGAGGAAGCGATGCTCAAACGCGCCTTGGCCATGTCCCTTGAAGGGGCCGAAGATACAAGCTCACCGGCAGAAGCCGTTGTAACGACTACAGGAAACGTTCCCGACTTCGCGCACATGAGTGAAGAGGAGCAGATTGCTTTTGCCATGCAAATGTCGATGCAGGATCAAC AGGAGCCTGAAACAGGAAAGGACGAGGCCATGGATGTGGAAGAGGATTATGCAGCAGTAATGTCGGATCCAGCGTTTTTGCAATCCGTACTTGAAAATTTACCCGGAGTCGATCCACAGTCGGAGGCAGTTCGTCAGGCAGTCGGTTCCTTGCAACAAAACAAGGATAAACAAGATAAGGAGAAGAAATGA
- the LOC124177639 gene encoding 26S proteasome non-ATPase regulatory subunit 4 isoform X1, giving the protein MSQQPDTAVTHCQIFSSICVDNSDYMRNGDFLPTRLQAQQDAVNLVCHSKTRSNPENNVGLITLANVEVLATLTSDVGRILSKLHQVQPNGNLSLITGIRIAHLALKHRQGKNHKMRIVAFVGSPIQLDEKELVKLAKRLKKEKVNVDIISFGEETINNEVLTSFINALNGKDGTGSHLVTVPPGPHLSDALISSPIIQGEDGMGAAGMGGAAFEFGVDPNEDPELALALRVSMEEQRQRQEDEARRAQATDTPAKQPETIKEAPNEEAMLKRALAMSLEGAEDTSSPAEAVVTTTGNVPDFAHMSEEEQIAFAMQMSMQDQQEPETGKDEAMDVEEDYAAVMSDPAFLQSVLENLPGVDPQSEAVRQAVGSLQQNKDKQDKEKK; this is encoded by the exons ATGTCCCAACAACCCGATACAGCTGTAACCCATTGTCAGATCTTTAGTTCCATCTG TGTCGACAACAGCGACTACATGAGAAATGGAGATTTTCTTCCGACCCGCTTGCAGGCTCAGCAAGATGCCGTCAACTTAGTATGCCATTCCAAGACCCGATCCAACCCTGAAAACAACGTAGGACTTATAACTCTTGCTAA TGTTGAAGTATTAGCCACGCTGACCAGCGATGTGGGACGTATTCTATCCAAACTTCATCAAGTACAGCCTAATGGAAACTTGAGTCTGATCACTGGCATCAGAATTGCTCAT CTGGCTCTGAAGCATCGCCAAGGAAAGAACCATAAAATGCGAATAGTCGCATTTGTCGGAAGTCCAATTCAGTTGGATGAAAAGGAGTTAGTAAAGCTTGCCAagcgtttgaaaaaagagaaagtgAACGTAGACATAATAAGCTTTGGCGAAGAAACGATCAACAACGAGGTCTTGACTTCGTTCATAAATGCTTTGAACGGCAAGGATGGCACTGGCAGTCACTTGGTAACCGTTCCACCTGGACCCCACCTCTCAGACGCTTTGATATCCTCACCAATAATCCAGGGAGAGGATGGAATGGGGGCAGCTGGGATGGGCGGTGCAGCATTCGAATTTGGTGTGGACCCCAACGAAGATCCTGAACTGGCTTTG GCACTTCGTGTATCTATGGAGGAGCAGCGACAGAGGCAGGAGGACGAGGCTCGGCGAGCTCAGGCGACTGACACACCTGCTAAGCAGCCAGAGACCATCAAAGAGGCTCCTAACGAGGAAGCGATGCTCAAACGCGCCTTGGCCATGTCCCTTGAAGGGGCCGAAGATACAAGCTCACCGGCAGAAGCCGTTGTAACGACTACAGGAAACGTTCCCGACTTCGCGCACATGAGTGAAGAGGAGCAGATTGCTTTTGCCATGCAAATGTCGATGCAGGATCAAC AGGAGCCTGAAACAGGAAAGGACGAGGCCATGGATGTGGAAGAGGATTATGCAGCAGTAATGTCGGATCCAGCGTTTTTGCAATCCGTACTTGAAAATTTACCCGGAGTCGATCCACAGTCGGAGGCAGTTCGTCAGGCAGTCGGTTCCTTGCAACAAAACAAGGATAAACAAGATAAGGAGAAGAAATGA